In the genome of Pseudomonas sp. P5_109, one region contains:
- a CDS encoding YhdP family protein codes for MDRLTRILAALTRWGLGLCALVLVLMALYVSLGRELTPLVAEYRADIETKASDALGMRLQIGELEGNWSGFAPILMARDVTVGEGANALHLDQVRAVPDLWASLLARQVRIAHLQLSGLRISVKESDDGQWALEGLPVQQDQPTDPEQLLNRMQMIQQLSVLDSQVTLQPFAHSPMTLTYVGLNLKTGASRQRLDARLTLPDGQPVAMSLRTRIRASQWQDGEAEVYLSLPQSDWSKWLPERVSQLWNFSEIKAGGELWATWGKGALQSAAVRLNAPQLKGAFAERKPIQINNLALNGYFQRNAEGVQVTLDSLAMNLGETRWETHLQLTQSAATDKTKELWHLQADRVDLTPLTPLLNALAPLPEGFATVVERLKVTGGLRNVLVDFRPNATDDSKFGFAANLDQVGFDAYHGAPAARNVSGSISGDLGQGELRMDSKDFMLHLDPIFAKPWQYIQANARLTWKLDKESFTLIAPYLKVLGEEGKIAGDFLIRLHFDHTQEDYMDLRVGLVDGDGRYTAKYLPEVLSPALDEWLRTAILKGAVDQGFFQYQGSLNHGAADVDRSISLYFKVHDAELAFQPGWPHVSKVSGDVFVEDSGVRVLASKGQLLDTQVNDVYVNIPHVPAGQNVHLFLDGGFAGGLGDGLKILQQAPIGTGATFAGWEGEGDLQGKLKLDIPLAKGEEPKILVDFKTAKARLKLAEPVLELTQLNGDFRFDSGKGLSGQNISARAFDKPVTAQIFADGSPGKLNTRVTASGQVEVKKLTDWLQVTQPLPVTGVIPYQLQLTLNGPDSQLLVNSSLKGVAVDLPAPFGMTTDTGRDTTFRMTLQGDERRYWVNYGDLASFTFAAPAGNFADGRGDLFLGGGEAVLPGTKGLRIRGVLSELDVGPWKDLVDKYAGQDPGGSAKQLLSGADFKVGKLSGIGTTLDQASIQVTRKPSAWALQLNSQQIKGSANLPDSKATPITINLQTVRLPAPDPAVQADENSPDPLASVDPTKIPAMDITINQLFQGQDLVGGWSLKIRPTDKGIVFNSLDLGLKGMLLVGSGGWEGAPGASNSWYKGRISGKNLADVLKGWGFAPSVTSQDFYMDVDGRWPGSPAWVATKRFSGTLDATLNQGQFVEVEGSAQALRVFGLLNFNSIGRRLRLDFSDLFGKGLSYDRVKGLLVGTNGVYVTREPIRLTGPSSTIELDGTLNMVADQIDAKLMVTLPVTNNLPIAALIVGAPAVGGALFLIDKLIGDRVARFASVKYTVKGPWKEPKITFDKAF; via the coding sequence ATGGACCGTCTGACACGCATTTTGGCCGCACTGACCCGCTGGGGTCTGGGCCTGTGCGCGTTGGTTTTGGTGTTGATGGCGCTTTACGTCAGCCTTGGCCGGGAGCTGACGCCGCTGGTCGCCGAGTACCGTGCCGACATCGAAACCAAAGCCAGCGATGCCTTGGGCATGCGGTTGCAGATCGGCGAGCTCGAAGGCAACTGGAGTGGATTCGCCCCCATATTGATGGCTCGCGACGTGACGGTCGGCGAGGGCGCCAATGCCCTGCACCTGGATCAGGTGCGCGCGGTGCCGGACCTTTGGGCCAGTCTGCTGGCCCGTCAGGTACGCATCGCTCATCTGCAACTCAGCGGCCTGAGGATCAGCGTCAAGGAAAGCGACGACGGTCAATGGGCTCTGGAAGGTTTGCCGGTGCAACAGGATCAACCCACCGATCCGGAACAGTTGCTCAATCGCATGCAGATGATCCAGCAGCTGTCGGTGCTCGACAGTCAGGTGACTTTGCAGCCATTCGCACATTCGCCGATGACCCTGACCTACGTCGGTCTCAATCTGAAAACCGGTGCGTCGCGGCAGCGACTCGACGCCCGCCTGACCCTGCCGGACGGCCAACCGGTGGCCATGAGTCTGCGTACCCGCATTCGTGCCAGCCAATGGCAGGACGGTGAGGCCGAGGTCTACCTGAGCCTGCCGCAAAGCGACTGGTCGAAGTGGTTGCCCGAGCGCGTAAGCCAGCTATGGAATTTCTCCGAGATCAAGGCTGGCGGCGAACTGTGGGCGACCTGGGGCAAAGGCGCCTTGCAAAGCGCGGCAGTGCGCCTGAACGCGCCACAACTCAAGGGCGCGTTTGCCGAGCGCAAGCCGATCCAGATCAACAACCTGGCGCTCAACGGTTATTTCCAGCGCAATGCCGAAGGCGTGCAGGTGACTCTGGACTCCCTGGCGATGAACCTCGGCGAGACCCGCTGGGAAACGCATCTGCAGCTCACGCAAAGCGCGGCCACCGATAAAACCAAAGAGCTCTGGCACCTGCAAGCCGACCGGGTAGATCTCACTCCGCTGACCCCGCTGCTCAACGCGCTGGCGCCATTGCCAGAAGGTTTTGCCACGGTCGTCGAGCGGCTCAAGGTCACGGGTGGCCTGCGTAACGTGCTGGTTGACTTCCGTCCCAATGCCACCGACGACAGCAAGTTCGGCTTTGCCGCCAACCTCGACCAGGTAGGCTTCGATGCCTATCACGGTGCGCCGGCGGCGCGAAATGTCAGCGGCAGCATCAGCGGTGACCTGGGACAGGGCGAACTGCGCATGGACAGCAAGGATTTCATGCTGCACCTGGACCCGATCTTCGCCAAGCCATGGCAGTACATCCAGGCCAATGCGCGGCTGACCTGGAAGCTCGATAAAGAGAGTTTCACCCTGATCGCGCCATACCTGAAAGTGCTGGGCGAGGAAGGCAAGATTGCCGGCGACTTCCTGATTCGCCTGCATTTCGATCACACCCAGGAAGACTACATGGACCTGCGGGTCGGCCTGGTCGACGGTGACGGTCGCTACACCGCCAAGTACTTGCCGGAGGTCCTCAGCCCGGCACTGGACGAATGGCTGCGCACCGCGATTCTCAAGGGCGCGGTGGATCAAGGCTTCTTCCAGTATCAAGGGTCGCTCAACCACGGTGCCGCAGACGTGGATCGCAGCATCAGCCTGTACTTCAAGGTTCACGATGCCGAACTGGCCTTCCAGCCGGGCTGGCCCCATGTCAGCAAGGTCAGCGGCGATGTGTTTGTCGAAGACAGCGGCGTACGGGTTCTGGCCAGCAAGGGCCAGTTGCTCGACACCCAGGTCAACGATGTTTACGTCAACATTCCTCACGTGCCGGCCGGGCAGAACGTTCATTTGTTCCTCGATGGCGGATTTGCCGGCGGTTTGGGCGATGGCCTGAAAATCCTCCAGCAAGCGCCGATCGGCACCGGAGCAACCTTCGCCGGCTGGGAAGGCGAAGGGGACCTGCAAGGCAAGTTGAAGCTGGATATTCCCCTGGCAAAAGGCGAAGAGCCGAAGATCCTCGTCGATTTCAAGACCGCCAAGGCACGCTTGAAGCTGGCCGAACCCGTGCTGGAACTGACTCAGCTCAATGGTGACTTCCGTTTTGACAGTGGCAAAGGCCTGAGCGGGCAGAACATCAGCGCACGGGCGTTCGACAAACCGGTCACCGCGCAGATTTTTGCCGATGGCAGCCCGGGTAAACTCAATACCCGGGTGACCGCGTCGGGCCAGGTCGAGGTCAAGAAGCTGACCGACTGGCTGCAGGTGACCCAGCCTCTGCCGGTGACCGGCGTGATTCCTTATCAGCTGCAATTGACCCTGAATGGCCCAGATAGCCAATTGCTGGTCAATTCCAGCCTCAAGGGCGTGGCCGTCGATTTGCCCGCACCATTCGGCATGACCACCGATACCGGGCGCGACACGACGTTCCGCATGACCTTGCAGGGCGACGAGCGGCGCTATTGGGTCAACTACGGGGATCTGGCGAGTTTCACGTTCGCCGCCCCGGCCGGCAATTTCGCCGACGGTCGCGGAGATTTGTTCCTCGGTGGCGGCGAGGCCGTGTTGCCTGGCACCAAAGGCCTGCGGATACGCGGTGTGCTATCGGAGCTGGACGTGGGCCCGTGGAAGGATCTGGTGGATAAATACGCCGGACAGGACCCCGGCGGCAGTGCCAAGCAATTGCTCAGCGGCGCGGATTTCAAGGTGGGCAAGCTCAGCGGTATCGGCACCACGCTCGATCAGGCTTCGATCCAGGTGACACGCAAGCCTTCCGCCTGGGCGCTGCAACTCAACAGCCAGCAGATCAAAGGCAGCGCAAACCTTCCTGATTCGAAGGCCACGCCCATCACGATCAATCTGCAAACCGTGCGCCTGCCCGCGCCGGACCCGGCCGTGCAGGCCGATGAAAACTCGCCGGATCCGCTGGCGTCGGTGGACCCGACGAAGATTCCCGCGATGGATATCACCATCAATCAGTTGTTCCAGGGCCAGGATCTGGTGGGGGGCTGGTCGCTGAAGATTCGTCCGACGGACAAGGGCATCGTGTTCAACTCGCTGGATCTGGGCCTCAAGGGCATGCTCTTGGTGGGCAGCGGTGGCTGGGAAGGTGCGCCGGGTGCCAGCAACAGCTGGTACAAGGGGCGCATCAGCGGCAAGAACCTCGCCGATGTGCTCAAGGGCTGGGGGTTTGCGCCGAGCGTCACCAGCCAGGACTTTTATATGGATGTCGATGGTCGCTGGCCAGGCTCGCCGGCCTGGGTGGCGACCAAACGCTTCTCCGGCACGCTCGATGCGACGCTCAATCAGGGTCAGTTCGTCGAGGTCGAAGGCAGTGCCCAGGCGTTGCGGGTATTTGGTTTGCTCAACTTCAACTCCATCGGCCGGCGCCTGCGCCTGGACTTCTCCGACCTGTTCGGCAAAGGCCTGAGTTATGACCGGGTCAAGGGGCTGCTCGTCGGGACGAACGGCGTGTATGTCACCCGAGAGCCGATCCGGCTGACGGGGCCGTCGAGCACTATCGAACTCGACGGCACCCTGAACATGGTGGCCGATCAGATCGATGCGAAACTGATGGTGACCTTGCCGGTGACCAACAACTTGCCGATTGCCGCGTTGATCGTCGGTGCACCGGCGGTCGGCGGGGCGCTGTTCCTGATCGACAAGCTGATCGGTGACCGGGTCGCCCGTTTCGCCAGTGTGAAGTACACCGTCAAGGGACCATGGAAAGAGCCGAAAATCACCTTCGACAAGGCTTTTTGA
- the tldD gene encoding metalloprotease TldD, whose product MSELLSSVSEHLLAPGGVTIESLQGVLGDLAGPGIDAADLYFQGQISESWALEDGIVKEGSFNLDQGVGVRAQSGEKTGFAYSNAITLEALGAAARAARSISRAGQHGTVQAFTSQDVAQLYAPDNPLEVLTRAEKVDLLKRVDAATRALDPRIQQVTVSMAGVWERILVASTDGGLAADVRPLVRFNVSVIVEQNGRRERGGHGGGGRTDYRYFLGEDRAMGYAREALRQALVNLEAIPAPAGTLPVVLGSGWSGVLLHEAVGHGLEGDFNRKGSSAYSGRMGEMVASKLCTIVDDGTLAGRRGSLSVDDEGTPTECTTLIENGVLKGYMQDKLNARLMGVARTGNGRRESYAHLPMPRMTNTYMLAGESDPAEIIASVKRGIYCANLGGGQVDITSGKFVFSTSEAYLIEDGKITAPVKGATLIGNGPEAMSKVSMVGNDLSLDSGVGTCGKDGQSVPVGVGQPTLKIDAITVGGTGS is encoded by the coding sequence ATGAGCGAGTTGTTGTCCTCAGTCAGTGAACACCTGCTGGCGCCCGGTGGCGTCACGATCGAGAGCCTGCAAGGCGTGCTCGGCGATCTGGCCGGGCCGGGCATCGATGCGGCCGACCTGTATTTCCAGGGGCAGATCTCCGAGTCCTGGGCGCTGGAAGACGGCATCGTCAAGGAAGGCAGCTTCAACCTTGACCAAGGTGTGGGCGTGCGCGCGCAATCGGGTGAAAAAACCGGTTTTGCCTACAGCAATGCCATCACCCTTGAAGCCCTGGGCGCGGCGGCGCGTGCCGCCCGTTCGATTTCCCGGGCCGGCCAACACGGCACGGTACAAGCCTTTACCAGCCAGGATGTCGCGCAGTTGTATGCGCCGGACAATCCCCTGGAAGTACTGACCCGTGCCGAGAAAGTCGATTTGCTCAAGCGCGTCGACGCCGCGACTCGCGCCCTCGACCCACGCATCCAGCAAGTCACCGTGAGCATGGCCGGTGTCTGGGAGCGGATTCTGGTGGCTTCCACCGACGGCGGTCTGGCGGCGGATGTGCGCCCGCTGGTGCGGTTCAACGTCAGCGTGATCGTCGAACAGAACGGTCGCCGCGAGCGCGGCGGTCATGGCGGTGGCGGGCGGACCGATTACCGTTATTTCCTCGGCGAAGACCGCGCCATGGGCTATGCCCGTGAAGCGTTGCGCCAGGCGCTGGTGAACCTCGAAGCCATTCCGGCACCGGCCGGTACCCTCCCGGTGGTACTCGGTTCCGGTTGGTCGGGTGTGCTGCTGCACGAAGCGGTCGGTCATGGTCTGGAAGGCGACTTCAACCGCAAAGGCAGTTCGGCCTACAGCGGTCGCATGGGCGAGATGGTTGCGTCGAAGCTGTGCACTATCGTCGATGACGGCACCCTGGCCGGTCGCCGTGGCTCATTGAGCGTCGATGACGAAGGCACGCCGACCGAGTGCACCACGCTGATCGAAAACGGCGTGCTCAAGGGCTATATGCAGGACAAGCTCAACGCCCGCCTGATGGGTGTGGCGCGTACCGGTAACGGCCGTCGCGAATCCTACGCGCACCTGCCGATGCCGCGCATGACCAACACCTACATGCTCGCCGGCGAAAGCGATCCGGCGGAAATCATCGCCTCGGTGAAACGAGGCATCTACTGCGCCAACCTCGGTGGCGGTCAGGTGGACATCACCAGTGGCAAGTTCGTGTTCTCCACCAGCGAGGCCTACCTGATCGAGGACGGCAAGATCACTGCCCCGGTCAAAGGCGCAACGCTGATCGGCAACGGGCCGGAAGCCATGAGCAAAGTGTCGATGGTCGGTAACGACCTGTCGCTGGACAGCGGCGTGGGCACGTGTGGCAAGGATGGGCAGTCGGTGCCGGTGGGTGTCGGCCAGCCAACGCTGAAGATTGATGCGATCACCGTGGGTGGCACGGGGTCGTAA
- a CDS encoding carbon-nitrogen hydrolase family protein gives MSVAVIQMVSQSDVLVNLAQARRLLEQAAAGGAKLAVLPENFAAMGRRDVADIGRAEALGEGPILPWLKQTARDLRLWIVAGTLPLPPVDQPTAKAHACSLLVDDQGETVARYDKLHLFDVDVADNRGRYRESDDYAYGNGVVVADTPVGRVGLTVCYDLRFPELYSELRAAGAELITAPSAFTAVTGAAHWDVLIRARAIETQCYVLAAAQGGTHPGPRETFGHAAIVDPWGRVLAQKDQGEAVLLAERDSSEQASIRARMPVSSHRRFFSQGAQRPASERRI, from the coding sequence ATGTCTGTAGCGGTGATTCAAATGGTCAGCCAGAGCGATGTGCTGGTCAATCTGGCCCAGGCTCGTCGGCTGCTCGAACAGGCGGCCGCCGGTGGCGCGAAACTGGCGGTTTTGCCGGAAAACTTCGCCGCCATGGGCCGGCGCGACGTGGCCGACATCGGCCGCGCTGAAGCGCTGGGCGAAGGCCCGATCCTGCCCTGGTTGAAACAGACCGCACGCGACCTCAGGTTATGGATTGTGGCCGGTACATTGCCGTTGCCGCCGGTGGATCAGCCGACGGCCAAGGCGCATGCCTGCTCGTTGCTGGTCGATGACCAAGGCGAAACGGTGGCGCGCTACGACAAACTGCACCTGTTCGACGTCGACGTGGCGGACAATCGTGGCCGTTATCGTGAATCCGATGACTATGCTTATGGCAACGGAGTGGTCGTGGCGGACACGCCCGTCGGCCGGGTCGGCCTGACGGTCTGCTATGACCTGCGCTTTCCCGAGTTGTACAGCGAATTGCGCGCGGCCGGCGCGGAACTGATTACCGCCCCTTCGGCCTTCACGGCGGTGACCGGCGCGGCGCACTGGGATGTGCTGATTCGTGCGCGGGCCATCGAGACCCAGTGTTACGTGCTCGCGGCTGCCCAGGGCGGGACGCATCCGGGGCCGCGGGAAACCTTTGGCCATGCCGCCATCGTCGACCCCTGGGGGCGCGTGCTGGCGCAAAAGGATCAAGGCGAGGCCGTGCTGCTGGCCGAACGCGACAGCAGCGAACAGGCGTCCATCCGGGCGCGGATGCCGGTGTCCAGTCACCGGCGCTTTTTCTCGCAGGGCGCCCAGCGACCTGCATCAGAACGACGAATTTAA